From the genome of Pogoniulus pusillus isolate bPogPus1 chromosome 12, bPogPus1.pri, whole genome shotgun sequence, one region includes:
- the NYX gene encoding nyctalopin encodes MFAIILNVILWVPHVHAVWACVRSCPASCVCTQERSCSVLCDRVGLGQIPSEFPCEASSINLDKNSIKFLSERAFGTLPSLKSLSLNHNNISFITPGAFKGLPSLTELKMAHNEYIRYLHTRTFTALRRLVRLDLADCNLFNIPDRIFIELHALQELFCFQNNFRRIPGAIRGMENLTHVYLERNRIEAVAYNSLQGLTRLKYLNLQDNRINVIHERAFQGCQKMEYLYLNDNLISELPENSFDGLRCLKMLNLGGNFLRNISNTWFRDLGELEVLYLDRNRINYIEEGAFENLTSLVTLHLNSNNLTTLPFSVFQPVYFLGRLYLFRNPWECDCRIEWLKEWMENYRLVRDIPCASPSSVAGIDLMDVLYERSPEGFCLDPVELNVTSEGPTPSEQPWSTTESRFNSLISKLLLQMGLPEEVANTTEVYINATQLDVLTDGVSSGGGEETAEAIFFSLYLPALFTVIVLQCK; translated from the exons ATGTTTGCCATCATTTTAAATG TGATCCTTTGGGTGCCCCATGTCCACGCGGTGTGGGCCTGCGTGCGGTCCTGTCCTGCCAGCTGCGTCTGCACCCAGGAGCGGAGCTGCTCTGTCCTCTGTGATCGTGTCGGTCTAGGGCAGATCCCCAGCGAGTTCCCTTGTGAAGCCTCCTCCATCAACCTGGACAAAAACAGTATCAAGTTTCTCTCTGAGAGGGCATTTGGGACCTTGCCTTCTCTCAAATCCCTGTCGCTCAACCACAACAATATCTCCTTCATCACTCCGGGGGCTTTCAAGGGCCTCCCCAGCTTGACGGAGCTGAAGATGGCTCACAACGAGTACATTCGCTACCTGCACACACGGACCTTCACTGCCCTCAGGCGCCTGGTCAGGCTGGACCTGGCGGACTGCAATCTCTTCAACATCCCAGACAGGATCTTCATTGAACTGCATGCTTTGCAGGAGCTCTTCTGCTTCCAGAACAACTTCCGGAGGATCCCAGGTGCCATCAGGGGCATGGAGAACCTGACTCACGTTTACTTGGAGAGAAACAGGATCGAAGCGGtagcctacaactccctgcagggccTGACCAGGTTGAAATACCTGAATCTGCAGGACAACAGGATAAATGTCATCCACGAGAGAGCTTTCCAGGGCTGTCAGAAGATGGAGTACCTCTATCTGAATGACAATTTGATCAGTGAGCTTCCAGAAAACTCTTTCGACGGCCTGAGGTGCCTGAAGATGCTCAACTTGGGGGGCAACTTCCTCAGGAACATTTCCAACACCTGGTTCAGGGACCTGGGGGAGCTGGAGGTCCTCTACCTGGACCGCAACAGGATCAACTACATCGAGGAAGGGGCTTTTGAGAACCTTACCAGCCTGGTGACCCTGCACTTGAACAGCAACAACCTGACGACGCTGCCCTTCTCGGTCTTCCAGCCGGTGTACTTCCTGGGGCGGCTCTACCTCTTCCGCAACCCCTGGGAGTGCGACTGCCGCATCGAGTGGCTCAAGGAGTGGATGGAGAACTACAGGCTGGTCAGGGACATTCCCTGTGCCTCCCCCTCCTCAGTAGCAGGGATCGATCTGATGGACGTGCTCTATGAGAGGTCACCAGAAGGTTTCTGTCTTGACCCGGTGGAGCTAAACGTTACATCCGAGGGCCCAACCCCGAGCGAACAGCCTTGGTCTACCACTGAGAGCAGGTTCAACAGCCTTATCTCCAAGCTCTTGCTCCAGATGGGCCTTCCTGAAGAGGTGGCAAACACTACTGAAGTCTACATTAATGCCACGCAGCTGGATGTGCTGACGGATGGGGTTTCTTCTGGTGGGGGGGAAGAAACTGCTGAGGCCATCTTCTTCTCTCTGTACCTCCCAGCACTTTTTACTGTGATTGTTCTGCAGTGCAAATAG